From a region of the Alnus glutinosa chromosome 1, dhAlnGlut1.1, whole genome shotgun sequence genome:
- the LOC133858287 gene encoding zinc finger BED domain-containing protein RICESLEEPER 1-like, whose translation MRLLGSLCETCNMYIQEVSGIQLHLQEYSDSDDYVLSSMAGKMMSKYNKYWGDLDKVNVLLFIAVILDPRTKLGSLEYWFKDVLSVHQCTDMMIKLKNHLQKLYDHFDTGESSSRDEHSSAFAQGSSMAEETENRSYHLMNRFHKYLNSKSDVQSKSELDQYLMEEVEKPNVNFDILNW comes from the coding sequence ATGCGACTTTTGGGGTCTTTGTGTGAGACATGTAATATGTATATTCAAGAAGTTTCTGGCATTCAACTACATTTACAAGAATATAGTGATAGTGATGATTATGTATTGAGTTCTATGGCGGGGAAAATGATGTCGAAGTATAATAAGTATTGGGGGGATCTTGATAAGGTTAACGTGTTGTTGTTTATTGCTGTTATACTTGATCCACGAACCAAGTTAGGGTCATTGGAATATTGGTTCAAAGATGTTCTTAGTGTTCATCAATGTACTGATATGATGATAAAATTGAAGAACCACCTTCAGAAATTATATGATCACTTCGACACTGGAGAGAGTTCATCTCGAGATGAACATAGTAGTGCATTTGCTCAAGGTTCCTCAATGGCAGAAGAAACTGAGAATCGTTCATATCACTTGATGAATAGGTTTCATAAGTATCTAAATTCTAAAAGTGATGTTCAAAGCAAATCGGAGTTAGATCAGTATTTGATGGAGGAGGTTGAAAAACCGAATGTGAACttcgatattttaaattggtga